A window of Cryptomeria japonica chromosome 3, Sugi_1.0, whole genome shotgun sequence contains these coding sequences:
- the LOC131027427 gene encoding secreted RxLR effector protein 161-like: MKDIGVTRYILGMEIKRDRAHKKICVSQRKYVNFVLERFNMTDCRQLVNLVLQEMKLFVEDCPKSPIEMEETIKVPFASVVGSLMYAFIYTRPDIAQVMGVLSRFMDNPGWVHWDAVKRVFRYLWGTFEYSLCFHGNHTRPRHSLSISGYVDSDWAGDTDSRRSTSGYVFMMFGGAVSWMNKKQLVVALSTTEAEYMATTYNCKQANWLQRLCSDIDGKVKLEKVETLANVANAMTKPMSTDKFKWCAGSMGLGALSS; the protein is encoded by the exons ATGAAAGATATAGGTGTAACTAGGTATATTTTGGGAATGGAGATAAAAAGGGATAGAGCTCACAAAAAGATTTGTGTCAGCCAGAGAAAGTATGTGAACTttgtgttggagagattcaacatgacagATTGCAGACAATTAGTTAATCTAGTGTTACAGGAGATGAAACTTTTTGTGGAAGATTGTCCAAAGTCTCCTATTGAGATGGAAGAAACGATCAAAGTTCCTTTTGCAAGTGTTGTTGGTAGCCTAATGTATGCTTTCATCTATacgaggccagatattgcacaAGTCATGGGAGTCCTTAGTCGGTTTATGGATAATCCTGGATGGGTGCATTGGGATGCAGTGAAGCGAGTGTTCAGATATTTGTGGGGTACCTTTGAGTATTCCTTGTGTTTTCATGGTAATCATACTAGACCTCGACATTCCTTGAGTATTAGTGGATATGTTGACTCTGATTGGGCAGGTGACAcggatagcagaagatccaccagtggatatgtgtTCATGATGTTTGGTGGTGCAGTGAGTTGGATGAATAAGAAACAActtgtagtcgctttgtccactactgaagcagagtacatGGCAACTACTTATAATTGCAAACAAGCCAATTGGCTTCAGAGATTGTGCTcggatattg atggaaaggtcaAGTTGGAGAAAGTTGAAACTTTGGCGAATGTTGCTAATGCAATGACAAAGCCAATGAGCACTGACAAGTTCAAATGGTGTGCCGGTTCTATGGGCCTTGGGGCCTTGAGTAGTTGA